One part of the Sesamum indicum cultivar Zhongzhi No. 13 linkage group LG14, S_indicum_v1.0, whole genome shotgun sequence genome encodes these proteins:
- the LOC105176704 gene encoding probable folate-biopterin transporter 4 isoform X2, producing the protein MAGLLDLLHPGFQIICMDIGVVPAERQAKTIALSIPVCDLSRIFPMEHQTIIWNLIGLHTNSGKKKDPLLMQNLGSAMADVVIDAMIAEAVRSERASFAGDLQSISWMAMALGGICGSLFGGYALTNLQIEVIFLLFSALPAMQLLSCGLVEERLAGSEVSSEYLSSDGGSRTINGRGFHEDRMSIEKPKRKISRRKRSHKRAKQGSITESQVTGVHGSLATKWINSLKMTTVSLFRAFRQPIILRPMSWFFLAHVTVPNISTVMFYYQTEVLKLEASFLGTARVVGWFGLMLGTLTYNRYLKKMKLRRILLFAHIGLSLLSLLDVALVSRSNLSVGISDKVMMLFGSALSDGINQFKFMPFLILSGQLCPPGIEGTLFALFMSINNLGSTLGSFVGAGLASILNISSGNFDNLLLAVIIQVLCTFFPITFLFLIPKEATGISA; encoded by the exons ATGGCTGGTTTGCTTGATTTACTTCACCCAG GGTTTCAGATCATTTGTATGGACATCGGTGTCGTACCAGCTGAAAGACAAGCTAAAACTATCGCCCTCAGCATCCCAGTTTGTGACCTCAGTCGCATTTTTCCCATGGAGCATCAAACCATTATATGG AATCTTATCGGACTGCATACCAATTCGGGGAAGAAAAAGGATCCCTTACTTA TGCAAAATTTGGGCTCTGCAATGGCTGATGTTGTGATTGATGCCATGATAGCTGAGGCTGTAAGATCTGAGCG GGCTTCTTTCGCTGGTGATCTTCAGTCCATATCCTGGATGGCAATGGCTCTGGGAGGAATCTGTGGCAGTTTATTTGGGGGATATGCTTTAACTAATTTACAAATAGAAgtgatatttttacttttttcagCATTACCAGCCATGCAGCTGCTTTCATGTGGTTTAGTTGAGGAAAGGCTTGCGGGCAGTGAAGTTTCTTCTGAATACTTGAGTTCAGATGGAGGCTCCCGTACAATTAATGGAAGAGGTTTTCATGAAGATAGAATGTCCATTGAGAAGCCTAAACGCAAAATATCAAGGCGAAAGAGGAGCCATAAAAGAGCAAAACAAGGATCAATTACTGAATCTCAGGTTACTGGAGTCCATGGATCCCTTGCTACAAAATGGATTAACTCTTTGAAAATGACCACAGTGTCATTGTTCAGGGCTTTCCGACAGCCGATCATTTTGCG ACCTATGTCCTGGTTTTTCCTGGCACATGTTACTGTCCCAAACATCTCGACTGTCATGTTCTATTACCAGACAGAAGTTCTCAAATTGGAAGCATCCTTCTTGGGCACAGCACGTGTTGTCGGATGGTTCGGCCTCATGCTAGGAACCCTTACCTATAATCGCTacttgaagaaaatgaaattacgTAGGATTCTCCT GTTTGCTCATATTGGCTTGTCTTTGTTGAGTCTTCTGGACGTTGCTCTGGTGTCAAGATCAAATCTTTCAGTAGGCATATCTGATAAGGTTATGATGCTTTTCGGATCAGCTCTTTCAGATGGCATCAATCAATTCAA GTTTATGCCGTTCCTCATCCTATCAGGACAGCTCTGCCCGCCTGGCATAGAAGGAACGTTGTTTGCACTCTTTATGTCCATTAACAACTTGGGTTCAACACTGGGATCATTCGTAGGCGCTGGACTGGCTTCAATCCTTAACATCTCCTCAGGAAATTTCGACAACCTCCTCTTGGCTGTTATTATCCAAGTTCTCTGCACTTTCTTCCCCATCACCTTCCTATTCTTGATACCAAAAGAAGCTACAGGAATATCAGCATAG
- the LOC105176705 gene encoding probable serine/threonine-protein kinase PBL23: MIMSCFTCFASEGKIHQKSLKKSIQEYRKTKSLASFGDLSCKTNSSRTRYISRELQKLGKCNISAEVFTYRELAAATQNFNPENLIGEGGFGRVYKGYIPRKNIDVAVKQLDRNGFQGNKEFLVEVLVLSLLHHPNLVNLVGYCAEGQHRILVYEYMPNGSLEDHLLNIGPDDEPLDWNTRMKIAKGAARGLEYLHESSEPPVIYRDFKASNILLDADFNPKLSDFGLAKLGPVNGKPHVSTRVMGTYGYCAPEYASTGHLTTKSDVYSFGVVFLEMITGRRVIDNTKPAEEKNLITWAEPLLRDKKKFHQMADPLLEGNYPEKALYQSLAIAAMCLQEEATTRPWIGDVVSALEYLSMDRCQPEVSEEDDDHSDDDQDEDDDDDDHHDNNHDQ; the protein is encoded by the exons ATGATCATGAGTTGTTTTACGTGTTTCGCTTCAGAAGGAAAAATCCATCAAAAGTCATTGAAGAAGAGCATTCAAGAATACAGGAAGACGAAATCCTTAGCCTCTTTCGGAGATCTTTCATGCAAAACTA ATAGCAGCAGGACGAGGTACATATCTAGAGAACTACAAAAACTCGGAAAGTGCAACATTTCAGCTGAAGTTTTCACGTACCGGGAGCTGGCTGCCGCGACTCAGAACTTCAACCCTGAGAACCTGATAGGCGAAGGCGGCTTCGGGAGGGTGTACAAAGGCTACATTCCACGGAAAAATATC GATGTTGCCGTGAAGCAGCTTGACAGAAATGGTTTCCAAGGGAACAAAGAGTTCCTCGTTGAAGTTCTGGTTCTGAGCCTTCTCCACCACCCCAATCTTGTAAATTTAGTGGGATATTGTGCGGAAGGCCAACACAGAATTTTAGTGTACGAGTACATGCCCAATGGCTCCTTGGAAGATCACCTTTTAA ATATAGGCCCGGATGATGAGCCCCTCGATTGGAATACGaggatgaaaattgcaaaagGAGCAGCAAGGGGCCTGGAGTACTTACACGAATCATCTGAACCCCCAGTTATTTACCGTGATTTTAAGGCATCAAACATACTTTTAGACGCGGACTTCAACCCCAAACTCTCTGATTTCGGCCTTGCCAAGCTCGGTCCTGTGAATGGAAAACCCCATGTTTCCACCAGGGTGATGGGGACCTATGGCTACTGTGCGCCCGAGTACGCATCTACAGGCCACTTGACTACCAAGTCCGACGTGTATAGTTTTGGAGTTGTCTTTCTGGAGATGATCACGGGAAGAAGAGTCATCGACAATACAAAACCGGCTGAGGAAAAAAACCTAATTACTTGG GCAGAGCCGTTGTTAAGAGACAAGAAAAAGTTCCACCAGATGGCGGATCCGTTGCTGGAAGGGAACTATCCTGAAAAGGCACTTTACCAATCCCTTGCAATTGCGGCAATGTGTCTTCAAGAAGAGGCCACCACTCGCCCCTGGATAGGCGACGTTGTAAGTGCACTAGAATATCTATCCATGGACAGATGCCAACCGGAGGTTTCAGAGGAAGACGACGACCATAGTGACGATGATCAGGATGAGGACGATGATGACGACGACCACCACGACAACAATcatgatcaataa
- the LOC105176704 gene encoding probable folate-biopterin transporter 4 isoform X1, with product MIQWLKQLRITFGASFIWLVCLIYFTQGFRSFVWTSVSYQLKDKLKLSPSASQFVTSVAFFPWSIKPLYGILSDCIPIRGRKRIPYLVIATLLSLFPWLILSIDISSRSSRVPFMILLTVQNLGSAMADVVIDAMIAEAVRSERASFAGDLQSISWMAMALGGICGSLFGGYALTNLQIEVIFLLFSALPAMQLLSCGLVEERLAGSEVSSEYLSSDGGSRTINGRGFHEDRMSIEKPKRKISRRKRSHKRAKQGSITESQVTGVHGSLATKWINSLKMTTVSLFRAFRQPIILRPMSWFFLAHVTVPNISTVMFYYQTEVLKLEASFLGTARVVGWFGLMLGTLTYNRYLKKMKLRRILLFAHIGLSLLSLLDVALVSRSNLSVGISDKVMMLFGSALSDGINQFKFMPFLILSGQLCPPGIEGTLFALFMSINNLGSTLGSFVGAGLASILNISSGNFDNLLLAVIIQVLCTFFPITFLFLIPKEATGISA from the exons ATGATACAGTGGTTGAAGCAATTACGAATCACATTTGGGGCCTCGTTTATATGGCTGGTTTGCTTGATTTACTTCACCCAG GGTTTCAGATCATTTGTATGGACATCGGTGTCGTACCAGCTGAAAGACAAGCTAAAACTATCGCCCTCAGCATCCCAGTTTGTGACCTCAGTCGCATTTTTCCCATGGAGCATCAAACCATTATATGG AATCTTATCGGACTGCATACCAATTCGGGGAAGAAAAAGGATCCCTTACTTAGTAATTGCAACATTGCTCTCTCTTTTCCCATGGCTTATTTTAAGCATCGATATATCCTCAAGGAGCTCTAGAGTGCCTTTCATGATTCTTTTGACAGTGCAAAATTTGGGCTCTGCAATGGCTGATGTTGTGATTGATGCCATGATAGCTGAGGCTGTAAGATCTGAGCG GGCTTCTTTCGCTGGTGATCTTCAGTCCATATCCTGGATGGCAATGGCTCTGGGAGGAATCTGTGGCAGTTTATTTGGGGGATATGCTTTAACTAATTTACAAATAGAAgtgatatttttacttttttcagCATTACCAGCCATGCAGCTGCTTTCATGTGGTTTAGTTGAGGAAAGGCTTGCGGGCAGTGAAGTTTCTTCTGAATACTTGAGTTCAGATGGAGGCTCCCGTACAATTAATGGAAGAGGTTTTCATGAAGATAGAATGTCCATTGAGAAGCCTAAACGCAAAATATCAAGGCGAAAGAGGAGCCATAAAAGAGCAAAACAAGGATCAATTACTGAATCTCAGGTTACTGGAGTCCATGGATCCCTTGCTACAAAATGGATTAACTCTTTGAAAATGACCACAGTGTCATTGTTCAGGGCTTTCCGACAGCCGATCATTTTGCG ACCTATGTCCTGGTTTTTCCTGGCACATGTTACTGTCCCAAACATCTCGACTGTCATGTTCTATTACCAGACAGAAGTTCTCAAATTGGAAGCATCCTTCTTGGGCACAGCACGTGTTGTCGGATGGTTCGGCCTCATGCTAGGAACCCTTACCTATAATCGCTacttgaagaaaatgaaattacgTAGGATTCTCCT GTTTGCTCATATTGGCTTGTCTTTGTTGAGTCTTCTGGACGTTGCTCTGGTGTCAAGATCAAATCTTTCAGTAGGCATATCTGATAAGGTTATGATGCTTTTCGGATCAGCTCTTTCAGATGGCATCAATCAATTCAA GTTTATGCCGTTCCTCATCCTATCAGGACAGCTCTGCCCGCCTGGCATAGAAGGAACGTTGTTTGCACTCTTTATGTCCATTAACAACTTGGGTTCAACACTGGGATCATTCGTAGGCGCTGGACTGGCTTCAATCCTTAACATCTCCTCAGGAAATTTCGACAACCTCCTCTTGGCTGTTATTATCCAAGTTCTCTGCACTTTCTTCCCCATCACCTTCCTATTCTTGATACCAAAAGAAGCTACAGGAATATCAGCATAG